The following is a genomic window from Spiribacter sp. 1M189.
ATTCGGGTGGATTCGCTTGGCGATGCAAGCCTCAGCCCGGCGCCGGCCGTCCTCTCCATCGGTCTGCATCTGGGCATGATCGCGGCACTGGCCGGTCTGGCCCTCGTGTCCGTCATTCTGCGACCCGGCCCGGTCAGCAATCGGCTGTTTGTGCTCATCACCGTCATCCTCATCCAGGTCGCTCTAGGCAGCGGCGTACTGCCCACCCTCCTCCCGGCCCTGCCGGGGCAGCTCGCGATGACGGCATTCATGATGCTGATCATGCTGCGCATGGCCACCTGGGGTTGGCTCTACCAGGCGCTGATTCAGCCCCATTACGACCGGCCCTGGTATCGGCTCGGCTGCCGGATCAGCTATGCCGTCGCCGGCGTGGCGAGTCTGTTCTACCTGCTGGAGTGGCTGGTGGCGGCGCGGCTGCTGAGCCTCCTGCTGATCCTGGCGGTGCCGATACTGCACACCGTCGCCGGCCTGTGCGCGCCGACCCGGATCCGGCTTTTCAAGCAGGCGCTGGTGGGCTCGCTCATCATCTATGATTTGCTCCAGATCATCGCCATCGTCCTGCTGGTGAGCTACAGCGGCCAGTCAGACCTGCCGGTGGTCATCTCCCGGGTACTGGATCTGGCCATCCCGCTGCTCGCCATGGGCACGGTGCTGCTGCGCAACCGCGCGAGCGACCAGCAGCTCGCCGCCGCCGAGCAGGAGCTCGCCCGCAGCGAGGCGCAGCTTGCCGCCGAGACCGCCGCGCGGGAGGAAAAGCGCCTGCTCCTCGACATGCTCACCCATGAGATCCGCAACCCGCTCGCCACCATCAAGCTCGCGAGCCGCGCCCTGCAGGGCCAGGCAAGCACGGCCGGCCCTACGGTCCAGCGCCGACTGGTGAACATCGACCGCGGCATCCGCACCATTGATGCCGTCATCGAACGCTGCGACCTGCATAACCGCATCGAAGAGACGGGCATCACCCCGGAGCGGGGCTCGGTCAATCTCCACCGCCTCATCCACGAGCTCATCGAGCGCTACGGCCTGCTCGATCGGGTCCGCGTCACCGGAGGCGAACGGCCGGTCGTGCTGACCGACGCGCAATTGCTGGAGACCCTGCTCGGCAACCTGCTCGACAACGCCGCGAAGTACTCGCCGCCCGGCAGCCCGATTGACGTCGTGATCCTCACCTCGCCCTGGGGCGTTCGGGTCTCCAACCGGATCGAGCCCGACATGGTCCCGGACCCGGAGCAGCTCTTCGAGCGCTACTACCGCCACGCCCATGCCCGCCGGCTGGGGGGCTCAGGGCTGGGGCTCGCGCTATCGCGTCGGATCGCCGAGCTGCTGGAGGGCACGCTCGTCCCGCGGATCGAGGCCGAGCGCATCCATTTCGAATTTCGTGTGGAGGATGACTGAATGCGCCGGGAACTCGCCATTGTCGAAGACGACGCCACGCTGCGCGAGGAACTCGCCTACCTCTTCGAGGAGGCGGGCTATCAGGTCCACCAGGCGCTCAACCTCGACGGACTGCTGGATGTGCTGCGGCTCCATCCCGTGCGCATGCTCATCCTCGATCTCAATCTGCCCGGGGTGAGTGGCTATGAGATCGCCCAGCAACTGCGCGAGACCCATCCGGGCATCGGCATCATCATGCTCACCGCCCGCTCGCGCACCGAGGACCGGGTCAAGGGCTACGGGGCGGGGGCCGATATCTATCTCACCAAGCCCGCCGACCCGCTGGAGCTGACGGCGGCGGTGGCGAGCCTGAGCCGGCGCGTGCTCGGCGAGCGCAACACCCATGATCTCTCGCTCGACTGCCTGCAGGGGATGCTGCGCGCCCCCGATCAGCCGGCCGTGGAATTGACGCCGGCCGAGACCTTCATCCTCCGCGCCCTCGCGCTCGCCCCGGATGCCACGCTCGACAGCGGCGAGCTGATGGATCTGCTCGAGGAGAAATTCCCCGATCGCAGCGCCACCCGCCGGTCACTGGAGAACAGCATCAGCCGCCTCCGCGGCAAGGCCGCCGGTCTGCTCCCGGATGGCGTGAATCTGATCCGCTCGGTACGCGGTATCGGCTACCAGCTCGGCCTGCCCATTCAACTCGTCGACTGACGCCTCAGCCAAGGGCGATGACGGCACCCACGAGCATCAGCAGCCCCCCGGCGATCTGATTGGCACGGCGCAGGGCCTCGGGCGAGTTCAGCAGCAGACGCAGCCGGTCGATGCCCGCCGCGAAGATCAGGTTGCCGAAGAAGGGCACCAGCATCGACACCGCGACGATGGCAAAGATATCGACGTTGGTGATCGCGGAGAGATCAAAGAAGCCGGGCAGCACGCCGAGGTAGAAGAGGATCGCCTTGGGATTGCCGAGAATCGCAGCCAGTCCGGCGAGAAAGCCGGGCCATAGCCCCGGTCGGGTGAGCCGTCCATCCGCGGTGATGGCCCGGTCGGCATGGCGCAGGAGCTGCAGGCCCATGACCAGGAAGATACCCGCCGCCACCCAGCGCAGCACCACCATGAATTCGCCGTACACCGAGACGATCCAGGCGAGCCCGTAGATCGCCGCCAGTGGCCAGAGCAGATCACCCACCAGCACGCCCAGGGCGAGCGGCCAGGCGCCGGCGAAGCCGCCCGCCAGAGTCCGGGCGAGCAGTGCCAGCCACACCGGACCGGGCGTGAGGAAGAGGATCAGCAGTGCGCCGGCATACAGTGCGAGGTCGGTGGGCGCGATGTTCATACTCGGGGCGCTCGCCTCCCCTGCGGCGTTCAACCCGCCGCGGCCAGCGCCTGGTCGATATCGGCGAGGATGTCGTCGATGTGCTCGATCCCCACCGAGAGGCGGACCATGTCACGGCTCACGCCGGCGCTGGCGAGCTCCTCGTCATTGAGCTGGCGGTGGGTGGTGGTGGCCGGATGGCAGGCCAGCGACTTGGCATCGCCGATATTCACCAGCCGGGTGATGAGCCCGAGCGCGTCGATGAACTTCGCTCCGGCCTCTTCGCCGCCCTTGATGCCGAAGCTGAGGATGCCGCCGGCGTTGCCGCCCATGTACTTCTGCACCAGCGAATAATAGGGGCTGTCGCTGAGGCCGGCATACTTCACCCAGGTCACGCCGGGATGGGCCTTGAGGTGCTCGGCCACCGCCAGGGCATTTTCGCCGTGGCGCGCCATTCGCAGCGGAACGGTCTCAATGCCCTGCATGAGCAGGAAGGCATTCATCGGCGAGAGCGCCGCGCCCATGTTGCGCAGCGGTGCCACGCGGCAGCGCCCGATGTAGGCCGCCGGCCCCAGCGCGTCGGTGTAGACCACGCCGTGGTAGGACGGGTCGGGCTCGGTGAGCATCGGATACTTCTCGGCATGCTTCGCCCAAGGGAAGTTGCCGGAGTCGACGATGACGCCGCCGACGGTGGTGCCATGACCGCCCATGGCCTTGGTCAGCGAGTGGATGACGATGTCAGCACCGTGCTCGATGGGCCGCCAGAGCACCGGCGTGGGCACGGTGTTATCGACAATGAGCGGCACGCCGTGGCGGTGGGCGATGGCCGCGAAGGCCTCGATGTCGACGACGTTGCCGTTGGGGTTGCCCACGGTCTCGGCGTAGACGGCCTTGGTGTTCTCGTCAATGAGCGCCTCGATGGCCGCCGGGTCGTCGCCGCTGCCAAAGCGCACCTCAATGCCCATGTTGGGGAGGGCGTGGGCGAAGAGGTTGTAGGTGCCGCCGTAGAGCTGGCTGGTGGTGACGATGTTATCGCCCACCCGGGTGATGCACTGGATGGCGTAGGTGATCGCCGCCATGCCCGAGGCCAGGGCGAGCCCCGCAATGCCCCCTTCCATCTCGGCCACGCGCTGCTCCAGCGCGGCGTTGGTGGGGTTCATGATGCGGCTGTAGATATTTCCCTCGACCTTCAGGTCGAACAGATCCGCCCCGTGCTGCGTGTCATCGAAGGCATAGGAGGTGGTCTGGTAGATCGGCACCGCCACCGCCTTGGTGGTGGGATCCGGCGAATAGCCGCTGTGAATGGCCTTGGTCTCGAGTTTCATGGGCAGATCTCGCTCCTGGTTGATCGCGTCCGCATTTGAGCGTCGTGGCACTGAATAATCGCAACTCTAACGTGTTTGCGGGAATGCGTCTGGAATATGCGGTGATATCGAAATGCCGGAAAGGCATAAAGGATGGCGTTGCCCCAGGGGTGCGGTGTGAAACGCCGTCGGTCGGCTTAGCCCTGCCGCGGGGCAGAAGCCCCTCTGGCAAAGACCGAGCGCGGCGCACACGCGTATTACACACGACTGGTATCCACCCTCGGAGGGATCGATGGTTCTTGGGACGGGCAAGCCACGCATGCCGCAGCAGAAAAAGCGGATCAATGTCAGCATCGACCCGGCAGATGGGTCATGGCCGTTCATCGATATCGACGATAGCGACGCGCCGTTTCTCGTCAGGACGCCGCAGATCATGCGCGCCATCGATTTCGTGTTCGGCGGAATATAGAAGCGCCACGGAACCACTCTGACGATGTGTGTCAGGCGTGTGACTGAAGAATGTGTAGTGTTCGTGTTCACGATGCCAGCGACGGGATCACGGCACACCTTCCAAAAAAAACCGGAGGCAGAGCGATCTACCCCCGGCCGTGACGGCTACTCGCGCCGTATGATCACTCCAGCATGCTGCGCAGCATCCACGCGGTCTTCTCGTGGACCTGCATGCGCTGGGTGAGCAGATCGGCGGTTGGCTCGTCATGCGCATCGTCGGCCAGTGCGAACGTCTCCCGTGCGGTGCGGGCAACGGTCTCATGATCGCTCACGAGCTGACGCAGCATTTCCT
Proteins encoded in this region:
- a CDS encoding sensor histidine kinase; the protein is MGAETMRRAGWCRGLLVALLWLVASLVLGGVTANAAQGEPLPHQLRYCPPGVTPDTASALEQCNLRQRPADQGQRLDNAPQRMRLTITNPTSGPQDARLFIGPYYLASIELFRPAIAAGEAPTDHRLTRVGGGGAFAGGGASSAAIAGHVFPLTLAPGENSFLLRLEAPGFAHLAIRVDSLGDASLSPAPAVLSIGLHLGMIAALAGLALVSVILRPGPVSNRLFVLITVILIQVALGSGVLPTLLPALPGQLAMTAFMMLIMLRMATWGWLYQALIQPHYDRPWYRLGCRISYAVAGVASLFYLLEWLVAARLLSLLLILAVPILHTVAGLCAPTRIRLFKQALVGSLIIYDLLQIIAIVLLVSYSGQSDLPVVISRVLDLAIPLLAMGTVLLRNRASDQQLAAAEQELARSEAQLAAETAAREEKRLLLDMLTHEIRNPLATIKLASRALQGQASTAGPTVQRRLVNIDRGIRTIDAVIERCDLHNRIEETGITPERGSVNLHRLIHELIERYGLLDRVRVTGGERPVVLTDAQLLETLLGNLLDNAAKYSPPGSPIDVVILTSPWGVRVSNRIEPDMVPDPEQLFERYYRHAHARRLGGSGLGLALSRRIAELLEGTLVPRIEAERIHFEFRVEDD
- a CDS encoding response regulator transcription factor, translating into MRRELAIVEDDATLREELAYLFEEAGYQVHQALNLDGLLDVLRLHPVRMLILDLNLPGVSGYEIAQQLRETHPGIGIIMLTARSRTEDRVKGYGAGADIYLTKPADPLELTAAVASLSRRVLGERNTHDLSLDCLQGMLRAPDQPAVELTPAETFILRALALAPDATLDSGELMDLLEEKFPDRSATRRSLENSISRLRGKAAGLLPDGVNLIRSVRGIGYQLGLPIQLVD
- a CDS encoding LysE family translocator, which encodes MNIAPTDLALYAGALLILFLTPGPVWLALLARTLAGGFAGAWPLALGVLVGDLLWPLAAIYGLAWIVSVYGEFMVVLRWVAAGIFLVMGLQLLRHADRAITADGRLTRPGLWPGFLAGLAAILGNPKAILFYLGVLPGFFDLSAITNVDIFAIVAVSMLVPFFGNLIFAAGIDRLRLLLNSPEALRRANQIAGGLLMLVGAVIALG
- a CDS encoding O-acetylhomoserine aminocarboxypropyltransferase/cysteine synthase family protein, producing MKLETKAIHSGYSPDPTTKAVAVPIYQTTSYAFDDTQHGADLFDLKVEGNIYSRIMNPTNAALEQRVAEMEGGIAGLALASGMAAITYAIQCITRVGDNIVTTSQLYGGTYNLFAHALPNMGIEVRFGSGDDPAAIEALIDENTKAVYAETVGNPNGNVVDIEAFAAIAHRHGVPLIVDNTVPTPVLWRPIEHGADIVIHSLTKAMGGHGTTVGGVIVDSGNFPWAKHAEKYPMLTEPDPSYHGVVYTDALGPAAYIGRCRVAPLRNMGAALSPMNAFLLMQGIETVPLRMARHGENALAVAEHLKAHPGVTWVKYAGLSDSPYYSLVQKYMGGNAGGILSFGIKGGEEAGAKFIDALGLITRLVNIGDAKSLACHPATTTHRQLNDEELASAGVSRDMVRLSVGIEHIDDILADIDQALAAAG